The Chitinophagales bacterium genome includes a region encoding these proteins:
- a CDS encoding OmpA family protein gives MLKDIYYDFDKWYIREESEGDLNKLLSFMQENPSVIVEIGSHTDSRAPYDYNIKLSQRRAQSVVNWLIARGIQKNRLQAKGYGETQPVNGCTDGVPCSEYEHQRNRRTEFRIVGGGYDFKSLQRFDMQVNPCRDCPF, from the coding sequence GTGTTAAAAGACATATACTATGACTTTGACAAGTGGTACATAAGAGAAGAGAGTGAAGGCGACTTAAACAAGTTACTCAGCTTCATGCAAGAGAACCCAAGTGTGATAGTAGAAATTGGCTCACATACCGACTCAAGAGCACCGTATGATTATAACATCAAGCTATCGCAACGCAGAGCACAGAGTGTAGTGAACTGGTTAATAGCAAGAGGCATACAAAAAAACAGACTACAAGCCAAAGGATACGGCGAAACACAACCAGTGAACGGCTGTACCGATGGTGTACCATGTAGCGAGTACGAACACCAAAGAAACAGAAGAACAGAGTTTAGAATAGTAGGTGGTGGCTACGACTTCAAATCACTACAAAGATTTGATATGCAAGTCAACCCATGTAGAGACTGCCCATTCTAA